The sequence ACGGGACGGAAGCCGGCACGACGCTCGTGAAAGAGATTCCAGGGAGCAATCCCATCGTCAACGACTCGTTGACGCCGCTCGGTGGGAAGCTCTTCTTCATCGCGGCGTCGGCGGTGGATCCCACTTTCACGGATCTCTGGAGCAGCGACGGGACCGAAGATGGCACCGTCATCGTGAAGGCGGGACTCCGCTATTCCTACGGCCTTCAGGCGGTCGCCGGCCGGCTCCTGTTCATCGCCTACGACGACGACCATGGCGAGGAGCTGTGGCGCAGCGATGGGACTGCCGCGGGAACGGTCCTGGCGCAGGACATCGCCGCGGGCCCGGACTGGTCATTTCCCGACCAGATCACACCGTTCGGGGATTGCATCTTCTTCATCGCCGATGATCCGGTCGCCGGGTTCGAGCCTTGGGTCGCCCGCACCGCGCTCCTCCTGGATCAGCCTGGCCGAGCGTTGTCGGACCTGAAGGGGGAGGTGAAGGCTCTGCATCTGGCCCGAGGGACCGAGACAGGGCTGACCGCGAAGCTCGATGCTGCGGCCGCCGCCCTCGCGGCGAACCAGACGACGAGCGCGATCCTGGACCTCGAAGATTTCATCCATCACGTCGACGTTCTCGCGCCCAAGAAGATTTCCGATGATTCGGCTGCCGAGCTGCAACAGTTCGCTCAGGACATCGTGAGTCTGCTGGAGTCAGGGGGAGCGCCGACCACCGCCCCCGTGCGGAGCGAGCGTCAAATCGGCGGGGCAGACAACCGTTGAGGAATCTCAAGGCGGGCAAGCGCTTTCAGCAATTCTTTGGGGGAAGGAGAGAAGTCGTGAAGAGGCTACGCACGAGAGGAATGGCAGTTTGGATGTTTCTCCTGATCGCGGGCGCCTGCGCCGGCAATGCGGCGGCGGCCGTCATCTTCGTCACCTCGGTCGATCAGAAGATCGGCGGGGAGGAGTCCGGCTGCTCGCTGCAGGAGGCGATCTACTCGGCCAACTTCGACGACAACATCGCGATCGCCAGGTTTGACGAAGACAACGCCCCAGTCTTCATCCGCACGGAGTGCGTGAAGGGCTTCGGAGACGATACCATCGTCCTGCCTTCGGGCACCGTCCTGGAAATGGACCACATTCAGGATGATGCATTCAATCCCTTCGGACCGACGGCCACTCCGATTATCACCACCCATATCACCATCGAGGCCCACGGGGCGACCCTGCAAAGGACCGGCACCACTTCCTTCAGGGCTTTCGCCGTGGGCAGCACCGGCCACCTGACTCTTCGTGACGCCACCATCAAGGGATTCGTGGCCCGGGGCGGCAACGGCGGTCCCTCCGGCGGCGGCGGTCTGGGCGCGGGGGGCGCCATCTTCGTCCACGCCGGCGGGGTGACCGTCGAGGCCTGCACCTTCCAGGGCAACGGGGCGATCGGCGGTGATGGAGGAAAGGATTTCGCCGGCAATGGCGGTGGGGGCGGCGGGGGAATGGGCGGCAATGGAGCACCTGACGGCGGCGTGATATGCCAGGGGGGCTTCGGCGGAGGAGGCTCCCGAGGCAACGGCGGATTCGCTTGCGCCAACGGCAGCATCACCGACCGGATGGCGGGAGGCGGGGGCGGGACGCTGCGCAACGGGTTTTCGTTCGATCCGCACGGAGGCTTCGACTGCGGCGGCAACGGGGGCGTGGGCAACGAGAATGGCCAGGACGCACCTTGCCCCGGCGGCGGTGGGGGCGGCGGTGGCATGAACACCCTCACCGGCAGCGGTAACGGCGGCAGGGGTAATTACGGGGGCGGCGGAGGCGGCGGATCGGATGGAGGAGGCAGCGGGGGAGCCGGAGGATTCGGCGGAGGCGGCGGATCGGGGTGGGCCGGGACCGTCGATAGCGCCGACGGCGGCCATGGCGGCTTCGGCGGCGGCGGAGGTGCTGGTCCGGACGGGCTCGTGACGGGCGGCACGCCGGGGCCGGGTGGACTCTTCGCAGGCGACGGCAATCATCTTTATGGCGGAGGCGGGGCGGCGCTTGGCGGCGCCGTCTTCAACGACTCCGGCAGCGTGGACATCCAGAACAGCACCTTCACCGAGAACTTCGTCACGCGCGGCATGGGCGGAAACGCGGGGGAGAGCGGGGCCGCGGCCAACGGGACGGATGCCGGCGGAGCCATCTTTTCCGTAGACGGTCATCTGAGCGTGCTCTATTCCACCATCGTCGACAACGAGGCAACCGGCTTCGGCGATGGCGTGGTCGCCATCCAGACTTCCGAGTCGAACCCGGCCTCCTTCACGCTGGCCAATACTCTCATCGCTTACACGGGCCCCGATATCCCCATC comes from Candidatus Polarisedimenticolia bacterium and encodes:
- a CDS encoding choice-of-anchor Q domain-containing protein translates to MFLLIAGACAGNAAAAVIFVTSVDQKIGGEESGCSLQEAIYSANFDDNIAIARFDEDNAPVFIRTECVKGFGDDTIVLPSGTVLEMDHIQDDAFNPFGPTATPIITTHITIEAHGATLQRTGTTSFRAFAVGSTGHLTLRDATIKGFVARGGNGGPSGGGGLGAGGAIFVHAGGVTVEACTFQGNGAIGGDGGKDFAGNGGGGGGGMGGNGAPDGGVICQGGFGGGGSRGNGGFACANGSITDRMAGGGGGTLRNGFSFDPHGGFDCGGNGGVGNENGQDAPCPGGGGGGGGMNTLTGSGNGGRGNYGGGGGGGSDGGGSGGAGGFGGGGGSGWAGTVDSADGGHGGFGGGGGAGPDGLVTGGTPGPGGLFAGDGNHLYGGGGAALGGAVFNDSGSVDIQNSTFTENFVTRGMGGNAGESGAAANGTDAGGAIFSVDGHLSVLYSTIVDNEATGFGDGVVAIQTSESNPASFTLANTLIAYTGPDIPIKGPQQCSWAGFNMETSFAANIVRDNDTPVGAHPFPANWNGCGAVVSDASPGVSPLTLQQGFTPTMAITMNSPAFNAADPSVTVGVDQRGQERPAMGGYDIGAFELCFTGPPQLFIPCQIPAGARETFALTLRVSPEGAGTTNPAAGDLSEPANTVIGLRAIPNAGYRFKQWLGPVTSPSFSVTTLVMNADKMVTAVFEVSPDFTFSAIAPLTLPVGGSGSRTVTVNANATFSQAVALSASQLPGGASASLTPTPVTPPFSGSAGSQLSLQLGPSVQPGSYILNVVGTAGLLTHAAPVSLTVQASPASVGQVIGTLGTLGCIDNSGIVNAFTAKLAQAQAAIDAGDQQTAINLLSALLQQLQAQAGKHLHASCVDGQGNTFDPVQTLINDVNALLAGLGASLKANPVMGMVVSANNVEVVGATVSLLSASKTVILSATTDATGFYVFPKITALRFGTTYTVKVTVPKGFKSSTPASPSFTWSG